The following are from one region of the Brienomyrus brachyistius isolate T26 chromosome 13, BBRACH_0.4, whole genome shotgun sequence genome:
- the commd9 gene encoding COMM domain-containing protein 9 translates to MAALTEEYFDAFQLLLKAPSKDAVRQLCRDSFSPGAPESRRLADEAAETLSVSVGEAQQLLRALHALTRHVLFHSLTTPEEILALFPDAFHPNLKNLMTKILLEHSPAWRNEALGNQISLPRLLEMDWGVDMKTCSDSAGRMAVPSCLLHMKVQDARAPGDGSVSPLSSVTVELTRETLDTMLDGLSRIRDQLSVVASK, encoded by the exons GCCTTTCAGTTGCTTTTAAAG GCGCCTTCCAAGGACGCAGTGAGGCAGCTCTGCAGAGACAGCTTCTCCCCTGGAGCTCCGGAGTCCCGGCGACTCGCCGACGAGGCGGCCGAAACCCTGTCGGTATCCGTTGGCGAGGCGCAGCAG CTTCTCAGGGCTCTGCACGCCCTCACCCGTCATGTGCTGTTCCATAGCTTAACCACCCCCGAGGAAATCCTTGCCTTGTTCCCTGATGCTTTCCATCCTAACTTGAAAAATCTGATGACTAAGATCCTTCTGGAGCACAG cCCTGCATGGAGGAATGAAGCGCTTGGTAATCAAA TTTCACTTCCCCGGCTGCTGGAGATGGACTGGGGGGTGGATATGAAGACCTGTTCTGATTCTGCTGGCCGCATGGCTGTACCCAGCTGCCTGCTCCACATGAAA GTTCAGGATGCTCGGGCCCCTGGGGATGGCAGTGTGAGCCCGCTCTCCTCAGTAACTGTGGAGCTGACCCGGGAGACACTGGACACCATGCTGGACGGCCTGAGCCGCATtcgagatcagctgtctgtggTGGCCAGCAAATAG